In Candidatus Neomarinimicrobiota bacterium, the following proteins share a genomic window:
- the hppD gene encoding 4-hydroxyphenylpyruvate dioxygenase: MTEFAIEAFDHVSFYVSNAKQASHFYRWALGFQPVGYQGLETGSRDKTSYVMKQNDITFVLTSPLDDTGPVGEHIKKHGDGVKDVAFRVDNAQAAWEVTMERGAESAYDPYTLEDDNGKVTLSGIKAYGDTIHSFVQRHDYHGLFLPNTRNLDFGATEGFGLKYIDHVVGNQEENCMKSVVEWYEKIMGFHQFWSADDKDIMTEYSSLRSIVVSNENDTIKIPINEPAPGLRKSQIQEFIDYYKGPGVQHIAMFTDDIIATLGELQSRGVEFLKVPRDYYEEVPGRVGEIDEDLDVLADLGILVDRDEQGYLLQIFTQPVQDRPTLFYEIIQRKGSQAFGKGNFKALFEAIERQQKMRGNL; the protein is encoded by the coding sequence ATGACTGAGTTCGCGATCGAGGCATTCGATCATGTCTCATTTTACGTTTCCAATGCTAAGCAAGCATCTCATTTTTACCGATGGGCTCTGGGGTTCCAGCCTGTGGGTTACCAGGGGCTGGAAACCGGGTCCCGTGACAAGACGAGTTATGTGATGAAGCAAAATGATATCACGTTCGTTCTTACGTCCCCTCTGGACGACACTGGTCCTGTGGGGGAACACATCAAGAAACACGGAGATGGGGTAAAGGATGTAGCTTTCCGGGTTGACAACGCGCAAGCAGCGTGGGAAGTTACGATGGAACGAGGAGCGGAGTCAGCGTATGATCCATACACCCTCGAGGACGACAACGGGAAGGTCACGCTGTCTGGAATTAAGGCCTACGGTGATACGATCCATTCGTTCGTACAGCGGCATGACTATCACGGTTTGTTTCTTCCTAATACCCGGAATCTGGATTTCGGTGCCACAGAAGGTTTCGGGCTTAAGTACATCGATCATGTGGTGGGAAATCAGGAAGAGAATTGCATGAAGTCCGTCGTCGAGTGGTACGAAAAAATCATGGGATTTCACCAGTTCTGGTCCGCTGATGATAAGGATATAATGACTGAGTATTCATCTTTACGGTCCATCGTGGTGTCCAACGAAAACGACACCATAAAAATTCCCATCAATGAACCGGCACCCGGATTGAGGAAATCCCAGATTCAGGAATTCATAGATTACTACAAAGGTCCCGGCGTTCAGCACATCGCCATGTTCACGGACGATATAATCGCCACGCTGGGGGAACTGCAATCCCGGGGAGTGGAATTCTTAAAGGTACCAAGGGACTACTACGAGGAAGTTCCCGGCAGGGTGGGAGAGATAGATGAGGATCTTGACGTTCTCGCGGACCTGGGAATTCTTGTGGACAGAGACGAACAGGGCTACCTGCTACAGATTTTCACTCAGCCCGTTCAGGACCGGCCCACCCTGTTTTACGAGATCATTCAACGCAAAGGTTCTCAAGCTTTCGGAAAAGGGAACTTCAAGGCCCTCTTTGAGGCCATCGAACGGCAGCAGAAAATGAGGGGCAACCTGTGA
- a CDS encoding DUF5362 family protein: protein MNTTETILPSVPPGTQEQSRSIPLDNELRLILLRLVFWGRIVGIMNMITGTLLCLALIALIIPAVVVGVFLIVMGSRLLSASSHFRNVLNNPSVSLLSKALHKLRSYIFLNGLLLILLIAFVVVAVIWILAFGSGFWEIWNENINHFVLTMTPRSA, encoded by the coding sequence ATGAATACAACCGAGACTATCCTACCTTCCGTTCCTCCGGGTACGCAGGAACAGAGCCGATCCATTCCTCTCGATAATGAACTCCGGCTGATCCTTTTAAGACTCGTATTCTGGGGACGGATTGTGGGTATCATGAACATGATTACCGGGACTCTCCTCTGTCTGGCACTTATTGCTCTTATCATCCCTGCCGTTGTCGTCGGAGTATTTCTCATTGTCATGGGTTCAAGACTCCTCTCAGCCTCCTCCCATTTCCGCAACGTTCTGAATAATCCGTCCGTCTCCCTTCTGTCGAAAGCCCTGCATAAACTGCGGTCGTATATCTTCCTCAATGGTCTTCTGCTTATTCTCCTGATCGCCTTTGTAGTGGTGGCGGTTATCTGGATCCTCGCTTTCGGCAGCGGGTTCTGGGAAATCTGGAACGAAAACATCAATCATTTCGTCCTAACAATGACTCCCAGATCGGCCTGA
- a CDS encoding cyclic nucleotide-binding domain-containing protein has translation MKFPYQLLQIKSSEGTRVFRFFLCFFLLISALVVGRTARDTFFLSRFSPDYLPHVFIAVAVVVGAAVSFYTRMASRFAMIPTVLATYGIASLSLIVLQFFLKLPGVYALLYVWMEVISTLTTIQFWLLASRAFTTREAKRLFGIIGSGGAVASTAIGFSIRPFVHTWGTDYLLMISAGFILASFGMIYTLRPFISGLSIPRTKRHQEERASRHPFRNPYLRTLTLTVGISTLVATLVDYQLKIIASESLNEASLASLFGSLYGIIGVASILMQFLVTGRLLSRFGILWGLMLLPAALVTGNIMLLISPVILSAIITRAGDQIFRYTVHGSASQLLWLPVPAGETGRAKPFIEGTMKNSAQALSGFLIIGMMTFLDVRFLSVPSLLLLIVWILANFKLRDGYLTQLQKAIEKRSLDFVSLEIDVTDPLIVKTVRKAIMEGDDHQRLFALDSIKDLSLSPWSADLRKVFPGTSPIVQKKILELARRNSDAVSDEDILSLMHSEDDGVAAEAMVACGERELTHGLPALRDMLSSNIHRRRSGAAAGILLMGVNNASRANSILKSMLYDPNNDIQIAALQSVGHIPAIVSDKGLATLLEDDSTDVRNLAIGLAAQRGNPLLIPSLVNNLGDPATMFSARDALRSFDPDEVTSTLIERLPETRASTALTAGIIRALGKFGRGPSVDPVIRMLNDGEETVTEEIVNALVKISRREGLTEDQLTDIETVRDGFIQSSHTHAALLSRFTGNDSAILIKDHLLVTLEKQRKWILKLSLLRFPDSPVETFLHRLSSGDLRARANVLEMLDNLMSHDDRERILPLFDDAPSQDRISHIQVSLEQTLAEWLRSGNEWISVIALDYVLRNKMVHILELSEWEHESDWMRSSDSMLHKEVMTQDWNRQESSLRQMPDFQWEKLILKEMPMYSTLEKTIFMKGVALFQEISGEEVARVAQISEERRLSAGESVFDEGDVGDSMFIIMNGQIRVHKSREKSGTQKEVAVLSRGEFVGEMALLDQEPRSASASALEETVLLGIHGEDFYDLMASRVEIMQGIVRVLTRRLREAIA, from the coding sequence GTGAAGTTCCCTTACCAACTGCTTCAGATCAAGAGTAGTGAAGGAACCAGGGTTTTTCGATTCTTCCTCTGCTTTTTTCTTCTTATCTCCGCTCTCGTCGTGGGGAGGACTGCAAGGGATACTTTTTTTCTTAGCAGGTTTAGTCCAGACTATCTGCCCCACGTATTCATTGCGGTGGCCGTTGTCGTGGGCGCCGCGGTTTCTTTCTATACCCGGATGGCCAGCCGGTTCGCCATGATCCCAACTGTCCTGGCCACCTATGGCATAGCCAGCCTGTCACTTATCGTCCTGCAGTTCTTCTTGAAGCTCCCGGGTGTTTATGCCCTCCTCTACGTCTGGATGGAAGTAATTAGCACTCTCACGACGATCCAGTTCTGGCTTCTGGCCAGTAGAGCGTTCACTACAAGAGAGGCCAAACGTTTGTTTGGCATCATAGGAAGTGGAGGAGCTGTAGCCAGCACTGCCATTGGATTTTCCATACGACCGTTTGTTCATACCTGGGGGACTGATTATCTCCTGATGATATCGGCGGGGTTTATCCTGGCGAGTTTCGGCATGATTTACACGCTCCGCCCTTTTATCTCCGGTCTGTCAATTCCTCGCACGAAGCGACACCAGGAGGAACGTGCCTCCAGGCATCCATTTCGAAATCCGTACCTCAGGACTCTCACACTCACTGTGGGAATTTCAACGCTCGTGGCCACTCTGGTTGACTATCAGCTGAAAATCATAGCGAGTGAAAGCCTGAATGAGGCCTCCCTGGCAAGCCTGTTCGGATCACTGTATGGCATCATTGGCGTAGCATCCATTCTTATGCAGTTCCTCGTGACAGGAAGATTACTCTCCAGGTTCGGAATTCTCTGGGGACTCATGCTCCTTCCTGCTGCTCTTGTGACAGGGAACATCATGCTCCTGATTAGTCCCGTGATTCTCTCCGCGATCATTACGCGGGCAGGGGATCAAATCTTCCGATACACGGTCCACGGTTCGGCCAGCCAGCTATTGTGGCTTCCCGTGCCTGCCGGGGAGACAGGGCGGGCCAAGCCGTTCATCGAGGGTACCATGAAAAACAGTGCTCAGGCCCTGTCCGGTTTCCTCATCATCGGCATGATGACTTTCCTCGATGTTCGATTTCTTAGTGTACCTTCTCTGCTCCTCTTGATCGTCTGGATCCTCGCCAATTTCAAGTTGAGGGACGGTTACCTCACTCAGTTGCAGAAAGCCATCGAAAAGCGGTCTCTCGATTTTGTGTCATTGGAAATCGATGTCACCGATCCCCTGATTGTCAAAACTGTTCGAAAAGCCATCATGGAAGGGGATGATCATCAGAGGCTTTTTGCTCTCGATAGCATCAAGGACCTTTCTCTTTCGCCGTGGTCAGCCGATTTGAGAAAGGTCTTTCCAGGAACATCACCCATTGTTCAGAAGAAGATTCTGGAATTAGCAAGGAGAAACAGCGACGCGGTATCCGATGAGGACATACTGTCTCTGATGCATTCCGAAGATGATGGTGTAGCCGCTGAAGCTATGGTCGCCTGTGGCGAGCGGGAGCTTACACATGGCCTTCCGGCTCTCCGGGACATGCTTTCCTCGAACATTCACCGACGACGGTCAGGAGCGGCCGCGGGTATTCTGTTGATGGGAGTCAACAATGCTTCCAGGGCCAACTCAATTCTGAAAAGCATGCTCTACGACCCAAACAACGATATCCAGATTGCCGCGCTTCAGTCGGTTGGTCACATCCCCGCCATCGTCTCTGACAAGGGATTGGCAACACTACTTGAAGACGATTCTACCGACGTTCGGAATCTCGCCATCGGCTTGGCTGCCCAGCGCGGAAATCCCCTTCTGATACCCTCTCTTGTAAACAATCTTGGGGATCCTGCAACAATGTTCTCAGCCCGCGACGCACTGAGATCGTTTGATCCAGACGAGGTAACATCCACTCTTATCGAAAGACTGCCTGAGACGAGAGCATCCACAGCGCTTACGGCAGGAATCATACGAGCCCTGGGGAAATTCGGCAGGGGCCCTTCGGTGGACCCGGTTATACGGATGCTGAACGATGGGGAAGAGACGGTGACAGAAGAAATCGTAAACGCCCTGGTGAAAATCTCCCGGCGCGAAGGACTTACCGAGGATCAGCTGACCGACATTGAGACGGTTCGAGATGGATTCATTCAGTCTTCCCACACTCACGCAGCCCTGCTTTCCCGGTTTACAGGGAACGACTCCGCCATCCTGATAAAAGACCACCTGCTCGTAACACTTGAGAAGCAGAGAAAGTGGATCCTGAAGCTCAGTCTCCTCCGTTTCCCTGACAGTCCAGTGGAAACTTTCTTACACCGTCTGTCCTCGGGTGATTTGAGAGCCAGGGCGAATGTGCTGGAAATGCTTGATAACCTGATGTCACATGATGATCGGGAAAGAATCCTGCCCCTTTTTGATGACGCTCCATCCCAGGATAGGATTTCTCATATTCAGGTGTCCCTGGAACAAACACTGGCAGAATGGCTCCGCTCAGGAAACGAATGGATATCTGTAATTGCTCTGGACTACGTTTTGAGGAATAAGATGGTGCACATACTGGAGCTGAGCGAATGGGAACATGAGTCGGATTGGATGCGTTCTTCCGATTCCATGTTACACAAGGAGGTCATGACTCAAGACTGGAATCGGCAGGAATCATCGCTGCGACAGATGCCAGACTTTCAATGGGAAAAACTAATATTGAAGGAGATGCCCATGTACTCAACGCTTGAAAAGACTATTTTTATGAAAGGGGTAGCCCTGTTCCAGGAAATCTCTGGAGAAGAGGTAGCTCGCGTCGCCCAGATCTCAGAAGAAAGGCGGCTGAGTGCCGGTGAATCGGTATTCGACGAAGGGGATGTAGGGGATTCCATGTTCATTATCATGAATGGACAGATCCGCGTTCACAAGTCCCGGGAAAAAAGTGGAACGCAAAAAGAGGTAGCCGTCCTCTCCAGAGGTGAATTTGTGGGAGAGATGGCCCTTCTGGATCAGGAACCACGATCCGCCTCCGCCTCCGCCCTTGAGGAAACCGTTCTGTTGGGAATCCACGGAGAGGATTTCTATGATCTCATGGCGAGTCGCGTGGAGATTATGCAGGGAATCGTCAGGGTGTTAACGCGAAGATTGAGGGAAGCGATTGCCTGA
- a CDS encoding multiheme c-type cytochrome gives MKRLMPPRFILPILFIIALLITTAPAASIYILYTNNTNGALENCLCPGKSYGSLEKRVLYIREWLEEHPNTVLLDAGDFLSATRNTLKDSMAFRVYELIPYDAVGLGDQEFFRGVNFLSGLMETSDLSFVSTNLAKPNLPRISRELTVTRGGMTLGILSVMDPEIFRFYPQHVTEAVDITPYGEILQDRVTGLRDRVDLLVVLSHLGIDKDRELATSVSGIDIIIGGHTQTILEEPEKLGNTLIVQAGKDGYFVGQLELVFDERKNLESYEGVLVPMDIGLPNDSTAVAMIVEYNRLIRIRSGSRVERISPIPVSFLATSSELCGTCHASELEHWLTTPHASSFQVLKGEHKEKSPDCLVCHTTGFGRDDGYLNYNITAELKNVNCTECHWMPVTHLKEPDHYPSGSIEEVQCIRCHDQENSPLFEFAAFVSKLTHPVKVAKEESRYVLHRVEAGETLWHLAERYLDDGFRWKEIFDLNKGVIENPDMIHVGESLSIPVDAREK, from the coding sequence ATGAAGAGACTAATGCCCCCCCGCTTTATCCTTCCAATCCTTTTCATTATCGCTCTTCTTATTACGACTGCCCCTGCCGCCAGCATCTACATTCTCTACACAAACAATACCAATGGAGCCCTGGAAAACTGTCTTTGTCCCGGGAAATCGTACGGATCCCTGGAGAAGCGTGTTCTCTATATTCGGGAGTGGCTTGAAGAGCACCCCAACACGGTACTTCTTGACGCCGGTGACTTTCTTTCTGCCACCCGGAACACCTTGAAGGACAGTATGGCCTTCAGAGTTTATGAATTGATTCCTTACGATGCGGTGGGTCTTGGGGATCAGGAGTTCTTCCGCGGCGTCAATTTTCTTTCGGGTCTGATGGAGACTTCTGATCTTTCCTTTGTGTCAACGAATCTTGCGAAACCGAATCTGCCGCGCATAAGCAGGGAACTCACGGTGACCCGGGGCGGCATGACGTTGGGCATCCTATCCGTTATGGATCCCGAAATCTTTCGCTTCTATCCCCAGCATGTTACGGAAGCTGTAGACATTACGCCTTACGGGGAAATTCTTCAGGACCGCGTTACCGGTCTCAGGGACCGCGTGGATCTCCTCGTTGTTCTTTCGCATCTCGGGATCGATAAAGACCGGGAATTGGCCACATCAGTCTCCGGCATCGACATCATCATTGGCGGTCACACCCAGACAATTCTGGAAGAACCCGAGAAATTGGGCAACACGCTCATCGTCCAGGCCGGAAAAGATGGCTACTTCGTGGGCCAGCTGGAACTGGTGTTTGACGAGAGAAAAAACCTGGAGAGCTACGAGGGTGTACTGGTGCCCATGGATATCGGACTACCCAACGACTCCACGGCGGTGGCCATGATCGTGGAGTACAACCGGCTCATAAGAATTCGGAGCGGGAGCCGTGTGGAACGAATAAGCCCCATACCCGTTTCCTTTCTAGCAACGTCTTCAGAGCTATGCGGAACGTGCCATGCCAGTGAACTGGAGCATTGGCTCACGACACCCCACGCATCCTCCTTCCAGGTATTGAAGGGAGAGCATAAAGAGAAGAGTCCCGACTGTCTCGTTTGTCACACGACGGGATTTGGCCGGGATGACGGATACCTAAACTACAACATCACAGCGGAACTGAAGAATGTCAACTGCACGGAATGTCACTGGATGCCCGTGACACACTTGAAAGAACCTGACCATTATCCTTCTGGCTCCATCGAGGAGGTCCAGTGCATCCGTTGCCACGACCAGGAGAACAGTCCGTTGTTTGAATTTGCCGCATTCGTCTCGAAATTAACGCATCCTGTTAAGGTGGCTAAGGAGGAGTCCCGTTACGTTCTCCACCGTGTAGAGGCCGGGGAGACGCTGTGGCACCTCGCAGAGCGTTATCTCGATGACGGTTTTCGGTGGAAAGAAATATTCGATCTAAATAAGGGGGTCATCGAAAATCCTGACATGATCCATGTTGGAGAGTCTTTGAGTATCCCCGTTGACGCGCGTGAGAAGTGA
- the yidD gene encoding membrane protein insertion efficiency factor YidD, with translation MFFIRKHYLIVLLPLLPTTASVFGQDIYPADTLVSSNEVSMIGKAFVLPISLWQRFSYNVPFIQCQYYPSCSNYAAGSISEHGVLLGTALASDRIVRCNPFAHHYHLRETPGEFHPDGRIVDPVPALPFAAENNGNKSPLLASAFSTLIPGAGRIYAGRTWDGILGFLTVVLAANVTRVSHQRERRFETAIFGLVTAAFYSGEILGAYRTTAKMR, from the coding sequence ATGTTCTTCATTCGAAAGCATTACCTGATTGTGCTACTGCCACTGCTGCCGACCACTGCTTCCGTCTTCGGCCAGGATATCTATCCTGCAGATACCCTCGTTTCCTCAAATGAAGTCTCCATGATAGGAAAAGCCTTCGTCCTGCCCATTTCCCTCTGGCAGAGATTCAGCTATAATGTCCCCTTCATCCAATGCCAGTACTACCCCAGTTGCAGCAACTACGCCGCCGGGAGTATTTCAGAACATGGGGTGCTGTTGGGAACGGCCCTGGCCTCGGATCGAATAGTACGGTGTAATCCTTTCGCCCATCACTATCATCTTCGCGAGACACCTGGGGAGTTTCATCCCGATGGTCGCATCGTCGATCCCGTCCCGGCCTTACCCTTTGCTGCAGAGAACAATGGGAACAAATCCCCATTGCTTGCCTCGGCGTTCTCTACCCTCATCCCGGGAGCTGGCCGGATCTATGCAGGACGTACCTGGGACGGTATTCTCGGATTCCTCACGGTCGTTCTAGCCGCGAACGTCACGCGAGTGAGCCATCAGCGCGAAAGAAGGTTTGAGACGGCGATTTTCGGACTTGTCACTGCAGCTTTCTATTCAGGGGAAATCCTTGGCGCTTACAGGACGACGGCAAAGATGCGTTGA
- a CDS encoding type II CAAX endopeptidase family protein, translating to MFKRPVFWILLTLFSVTCIGLTVRYFPEAFPLVTLDLQMDRQAALRSARELALQHNWGPEEFRQAASFQLDRQTQTFVELEAGGTEAFARMLEEDLYSPYTWRIRHFREGETNETLIRFTPRGTPHGFVEKLHEEEPGASLTTDSALSIAVRTAEDTWGIDLNDYERVEESQETLPGGRTDHTFVWERRGVQVGEGKYRLRMVIGGDKLTMLTHFVKIPEAFSRRHQEMRSANNTIAAISVVVVGLLYILGGCIIGVFLLLRKRWILWRKPIMWGFVISFLQVLEGINRWPLTWMSYDTALTASRFLLTQIAILVISFISLGVIVSLAFMAAESLSRKAFPHHIQQWRLWSRGVANSLPVLGRTVAGYLLVSVFWTYEVGLYFFSTKVLGWWTPSEALFQPDVLATYFPWLSSIAISAQAGFLEESLFRAVPIAGAALLGTRFGHRKAWIAGAFVLQALVFSAAHANYPTQPAYARLVELIIPSIGFGLIYLFFGLLPAVILHFGVDVVAFAMPLFVSSAPGTWLNQLTIVLASLIPLLVVLGIRLRAGKWRRISETDYNRAWAVPEKERVVKEPLEWPKRETPGPATVRLVPLAGLVGLVLWFGFTDFRTDAPRLTISRGDATALAEEALSETGMELPENARTLNGIEGRVDQRDRFVWQTGGRELYEELMGEHLEPPHWRIRFVQFEGDVAERAEEFQAFVAGDGEVFRIRHQLPEAQEGASLSEEKARILAHTAIENLYGMDPAKLKKVSAEESRRPNRRDWLFTFADTVNYPLSEGEARIAIEISGDNIGDSRKYVHVPEDWARGERNRNNLTGILVLFCSIILIVALVTGIVGAVVRWSRKDFSVRVFAAFGTVLFGLGVISIINGWPATKARFSTAEPVSNQMFTAIAFPLLGILFLSIGVALLIGLIHNWKREEPDLDWGRAAVWGISSGAFALGVSSLIARVAPSLEPRWAEYASLGSYIPFLAAGMQPVVQYVTATTVLLIIFVTMDRFTRGWTKKKVTASAALVFMGVIITGSGSIDNLWFWIVSGLELGALLLLAYLFVLRFHLALVPLIVGTMMIMGEAGDSVYRAHPASLPGTILAITLTGLFSVFWYESLRKGRS from the coding sequence ATGTTTAAAAGACCGGTTTTCTGGATCCTCCTCACCCTTTTCTCCGTCACGTGTATCGGACTCACCGTAAGGTATTTTCCTGAGGCCTTTCCGCTTGTAACACTCGATCTTCAAATGGATCGTCAAGCGGCTCTTCGTTCCGCCCGGGAACTGGCTCTTCAGCACAACTGGGGACCAGAAGAATTCAGACAGGCCGCGTCCTTTCAGCTGGACAGACAGACTCAGACTTTTGTGGAGCTTGAAGCGGGGGGAACGGAAGCTTTCGCCAGAATGCTGGAGGAGGATCTTTATTCTCCCTACACGTGGCGTATCAGACATTTCAGGGAAGGCGAAACCAATGAAACGCTGATTCGGTTTACACCCAGGGGAACACCGCATGGGTTCGTGGAAAAACTCCACGAGGAAGAACCGGGAGCAAGTCTAACTACTGATTCGGCCCTCTCCATTGCCGTGCGCACTGCCGAGGATACGTGGGGAATTGATCTGAACGACTACGAACGAGTCGAGGAGTCTCAGGAAACGCTTCCTGGAGGACGAACCGACCACACTTTTGTGTGGGAACGGCGAGGCGTGCAGGTGGGTGAGGGAAAATATCGACTTCGAATGGTCATCGGTGGAGATAAGCTTACCATGTTGACCCACTTTGTGAAAATCCCTGAAGCTTTTAGCCGGCGTCACCAGGAGATGCGCTCAGCCAACAATACGATTGCCGCCATATCTGTCGTGGTCGTGGGACTCCTTTACATACTCGGTGGATGCATAATCGGAGTGTTCCTGCTTCTCCGAAAGAGGTGGATTCTCTGGCGGAAGCCGATAATGTGGGGGTTTGTGATCTCATTCCTTCAGGTTCTCGAAGGAATCAATCGATGGCCTTTGACGTGGATGAGCTATGACACTGCCCTCACTGCCAGCCGCTTCCTGCTGACACAGATCGCGATTCTCGTCATAAGTTTTATCTCTCTCGGTGTTATCGTCTCCCTCGCCTTCATGGCCGCCGAAAGCCTGTCGAGGAAGGCATTCCCTCACCACATTCAACAGTGGCGACTTTGGTCCCGGGGTGTTGCGAATTCTCTCCCCGTACTGGGTAGAACAGTGGCAGGCTATCTTCTCGTGAGTGTCTTCTGGACTTATGAGGTGGGACTCTATTTTTTCTCCACAAAAGTCCTTGGCTGGTGGACGCCGTCTGAAGCACTGTTTCAACCGGATGTGTTGGCCACCTATTTCCCCTGGCTCTCATCCATTGCCATTTCGGCTCAGGCAGGTTTCCTCGAGGAAAGTCTCTTCCGGGCCGTGCCCATTGCGGGAGCGGCACTCCTTGGCACCAGATTTGGCCACAGAAAGGCATGGATCGCAGGGGCATTCGTACTTCAGGCCCTCGTCTTCAGCGCCGCTCATGCCAACTATCCCACCCAGCCCGCCTACGCGCGCCTGGTTGAATTGATTATTCCGTCAATTGGGTTTGGATTGATCTACCTGTTTTTCGGCCTCCTCCCCGCTGTCATACTGCACTTTGGGGTCGATGTGGTGGCCTTTGCCATGCCTCTGTTCGTTTCATCGGCTCCCGGGACCTGGCTGAATCAACTCACGATCGTGCTCGCTTCCCTGATCCCTCTGCTCGTCGTGCTTGGAATAAGACTCCGGGCGGGCAAATGGCGTAGGATTTCTGAAACAGACTACAATCGAGCGTGGGCCGTACCCGAAAAGGAGCGGGTGGTAAAGGAACCGTTGGAATGGCCGAAGAGAGAGACTCCAGGTCCGGCAACAGTCCGGCTCGTACCGCTGGCGGGACTCGTGGGACTGGTCCTCTGGTTTGGATTTACAGATTTCCGCACCGATGCTCCCCGTCTTACCATTTCCCGTGGTGATGCCACCGCGCTGGCTGAAGAAGCCCTCTCTGAAACAGGCATGGAGTTGCCGGAGAATGCACGGACCTTGAATGGAATCGAGGGCCGGGTGGATCAGCGTGACCGCTTTGTCTGGCAGACGGGGGGGAGAGAACTCTACGAAGAACTCATGGGTGAGCACCTGGAGCCCCCCCATTGGAGAATTCGTTTTGTCCAGTTTGAAGGGGACGTGGCGGAGAGGGCTGAAGAGTTCCAGGCGTTCGTGGCGGGTGACGGGGAGGTTTTCAGAATTCGTCATCAGCTCCCGGAGGCACAGGAGGGAGCCTCCCTTTCAGAAGAGAAGGCAAGAATCCTCGCTCACACAGCTATTGAAAACTTGTACGGGATGGATCCCGCGAAGCTTAAGAAGGTATCGGCTGAGGAGTCGAGGCGTCCTAACCGGCGCGACTGGCTATTTACCTTTGCGGATACGGTGAACTACCCCTTGAGCGAGGGGGAGGCCAGGATTGCGATAGAGATTAGCGGAGATAACATCGGGGACAGCAGAAAATATGTGCACGTGCCTGAAGATTGGGCCCGGGGAGAGAGAAATCGCAATAACCTGACAGGAATACTCGTGCTCTTTTGCAGCATTATTCTCATCGTCGCCCTGGTTACAGGCATCGTTGGAGCGGTGGTCAGGTGGAGTAGGAAGGACTTTTCTGTCCGTGTTTTTGCCGCCTTCGGAACCGTTCTGTTTGGATTGGGGGTTATCAGCATAATCAATGGCTGGCCAGCCACAAAGGCCCGATTCTCAACCGCGGAGCCGGTATCGAACCAGATGTTCACCGCCATTGCATTTCCTCTTCTTGGGATTCTCTTCCTCTCCATCGGTGTAGCCCTTCTCATTGGATTGATTCACAACTGGAAAAGGGAAGAGCCTGACCTCGACTGGGGCAGGGCCGCCGTTTGGGGAATCTCCTCCGGTGCCTTCGCGTTAGGAGTGAGTTCTCTGATAGCCCGCGTTGCACCTTCTTTGGAACCCAGGTGGGCAGAATATGCGTCGCTGGGCAGCTATATCCCCTTCCTGGCGGCAGGGATGCAACCGGTAGTTCAGTACGTTACAGCCACCACCGTTCTGCTCATCATCTTCGTTACGATGGATCGTTTCACCAGGGGATGGACGAAGAAGAAAGTGACCGCGTCAGCTGCTCTGGTATTTATGGGAGTCATCATCACCGGCTCTGGATCCATTGACAACCTCTGGTTCTGGATCGTTTCTGGCCTCGAGCTGGGGGCACTTCTACTTCTGGCCTACCTCTTTGTATTGAGATTTCACCTGGCTCTTGTCCCACTCATAGTAGGGACGATGATGATTATGGGTGAAGCAGGGGACAGTGTCTATCGAGCTCACCCGGCGTCCTTGCCGGGTACCATCCTTGCCATCACCCTAACCGGGCTGTTTTCTGTCTTCTGGTACGAAAGCCTGCGTAAAGGCCGGAGTTAA